One region of Oryzias latipes chromosome 6, ASM223467v1 genomic DNA includes:
- the ckap5 gene encoding cytoskeleton-associated protein 5 isoform X3 encodes MADDSEWMKLPVDQKCEHKVWKARLNGYEEALKLFQRIEDAKSPEWGKYLGLIKKFVTDSNAVAQLKGLEAALAFVENAHVANRTTGEVVSGVVTKVFNQPKARAKELGMDICLMYIEIEKAEVVQEELLKGLDNKNPKIVVACLETLRKALGEFGSKIVTLKPVVKILPKQFESREKAVRDEARLLAVEIYKWIRDALRPSLQNINSVQLKELEEEWVKLPSTPPKQSRFLRSQQDLKAKFEQQQVQGGEHSDDDEEEAAVAVDPYELLEPVEILSKMPKDFYDKIEAKKWQERKEALEAIETLTKNPKLENGDYGDLVRALKKVVGKDANVMLVSLAAKCLAGLATGLRKKFGTYSGQVVPTILEKFKEKKPQVVQALQEAIDAIFLTTTLQNLSEDILAVMDNKNPSIKQQASLFLARSFRHCSQATLPKSVLKPFCAALIKQVNDSAPEVRDAAFEALGTVMKVVGEKAVNPFLADLDKLKLDKIKESADKVELPGGKKGAGGAPVEKKPAAKAAPPPEAPKTSAPTKKASGAAASKPSAGPPKKGKPASGGKAKKVASDVKEVTEAELSDGVCEELAAGVLPENCLQALDSANWKERLASMEEFQKAVETMDTVTMPCQALVRMLAKKPGWKETNFQVMQMKLHIVALVAQRGQFSKTSASVVLEGLVDKVGDVKCGGNAKEGLTAIGEACSLPWTAEQLVSLAFAQKNPKNQAEALNWLANAMKEFGFTGINVKAFINNVKTALGATNPGVRTAAITLLGVMYLYMGAPLRMFFEDEKPALLAQIDAEFEKMQGQSPPAPIRFNRKSASAEDEVDEGEEQDEDGGGGGQDIMDLLPRSDISDKITSDLVSKIGDKNWKIRKEGLDEAAAIISEAKFIKPTIGELPFALKGRLADSNKILVQQTLSILQQLATAMGPGIKQHVKSLGIPIITVLGDSKANVRSAALTTLQAWVDQTGMKDWLEGEDLSEELKRENPFLRQEVLGWLAEKLPALRTVPGDLMLCVPQLYTCLEDRNGDVRKKAQDALPTFMMHLGYDKMNKATGKLKPASKDQVVAMLEKARAVMPAKPAAPAKAGGGKGSADLGGTASASAEEHPDGKPEVKKIRGGAAAKKPPSEESPPLIKDKEVNGSKKPPSKGKAAASTQQGPGTKKPAAKGLKEEDKSGPIFIFVPNAKEQRIKEEKQLKILKWNFITPRDEYVEQLKTQMSTCLAKWLQDELYHLDFQRHVKAIGVMIERLESEREATIGCLDLILKWFTLRFFDTNTTVLMKALEYLKLLFIMLNDENYHLTEYEANSFIPYLILKVGESKDGVRKDVRAILTMLCKVYPASKVFPFLMEGTKSKNSKQRAECLEELGCLIEGYGMNVCQPTPAKSLKEIAVHIGDRDTSVRNAALNTVVAVYNVCGDQVYKLIGNLSEKEMSMLEERIKRSAKKAPVKQSASEKTQREHPANPNATFSRKPAQEDPNKLNQSRQQHNEPSHNPIPKEFKLDLEKIEEDMIRDEYKMPDLIEHNLDELLEPIIIPKFMSRNLSLHFDDVHNSTASTINYVISQVASGDINTSIQALAQIDEVLRQEDKADAMSGHIDQLLIATIMQLRLINSTHLADDRVDKKDVIKLYSCIMGSLLSLFSMESLAREASMGILKDLMHGLIMLMLDSRVEDIEEGTQVIRSVNLLVIRVLEKSDPTNLISALLVLLQDSLVSSAGSHTISDLVMKCLWRVIRFLPETIHNINLDRILLDIHNFMKVFPKEKLKQLKGDLPHRTLKTLLHSLCKLTGAKILDHLSMIENRNESELEAHLRRVVKHTGNLSGMKSDRGNEKSGLRTEERMSKAKVSDILTEIFKKIGSKENTKEGLTELYEYKLKYSDADLEPFLKNTTQVFQNYVERGLRMIESEREGKVYIQTVMPQNSCDSVLSSNEEMKPASYYYERLQILKRRCGLENTSIQAGLNSGDGESQQQPTISLMSKPAVVSSTDMLHSKLSQLKESREQYQQERSALSPTRANTRSASPAGDLDDLKKRLERIKSKLQ; translated from the exons GTGTGGAAAGCTCGACTGAACGGTTATGAAGAAGCCCTGAAGCTGTTCCAGAGGATAGAAGATGCAAAGAGTCCAGAGTGGGGAAAGTATCTGGGCTTGATAAAGAAGTTTGTCACAGACTCCAATGCTGTTGCTCAGCTTAAAGGCCTGGAGGCCGCTTTGGCCTTTGTGGAGAATGCTCATGTGGCCAACAG GACGACCGGGGAGGTGGTTTCAGGCGTTGTAACCAAAGTGTTCAACCAGCCTAAGGCCCGAGCAAAAGAGCTTGGTATGGACATCTGTCTGATGTACATCGAGATAGAAAAAGCTGAGGTGGTTCAGGAGGAACTGCTCAAAGGACTCGACAACAAAAACCCCAAAATTGTGGTTGCGTGCCTCGAGACGCTTAGGAAAGCTCTCGG TGAGTTTGGATCCAAGATAGTGACGCTGAAGCCAGTGGTGAAGATCTTACCCAAACAGTTTGAGTCCAGAGAGAAGGCGGTGAGAGATGAAGCAAGACTCCTTGCTGTGGAAATCTACAAGTGGATCAGAGATGCTCTGAGACCGTCGCTGCAGAACATCAACTCTGTTCAG CTGAAAGAATTGGAGGAAGAGTGGGTCAAGCTGCCTTCGACTCCCCCCAAACAGAGCAGGTTCCTGCGGTCCCAGCAGGACCTGAAAGCAAAGTTTGAGCAACAACAAGTCCAGGGAGGAGAGCACTCTGATG atgatgaagaggaagctGCAGTAGCAGTGGATCCGTACGAGCTCCTAGAACCTGTAGAAATTCTGTCAAAGATGCCCAAAGACTTCTATGACAAAATT gaaGCTAAAAAATGGCAGGAAAGAAAAGAAGCTCTGGAAGCCATAGAGACTCTGACCAAGAATCCAAAACTGGAGAACGGAGACTATGGAGACCTGGTCAGAGCCCTGAAAAAG GTTGTTGGCAAAGATGCCAACGTGATGCTGGTGTCATTGGCTGCTAAATGTCTGGCTGGATTGGCCACTGGTCTCAGGAAGAAGTTTGGCACATATTCAGGACAA GTGGTTCCAACTATTTTGGAGAAGTTTAAAGAGAAGAAACCACAAGTGGTGCAAGCCCTGCAGGAGGCGATAGACGCAATCTTCCTCACT ACGACTCTGCAGAACCTGTCAGAGGACATCCTGGCTGTGATGGACAACAAGAACCCGTCTATTAAGCAGCAGGCCTCCCTGTTTCTGGCCCGCTCCTTCAGGCACTGCTCGCAAGCCACTCTGCCCAAGAGTGTCCTCAAGCCTTTCTGTGCTGCTCTCATCAAG CAAGTAAATGACTCCGCCCCTGAGGTCCGAGACGCCGCCTTTGAAGCTCTGGGGACAGTCATGAAGGTGGTGGGAGAGAAGGCGGTGAACCCCTTCCTGGCTGATTTGGATAAACTTAAACTGGATAAG ATAAAGGAGAGCGCTGATAAAGTAGAGCTTCCTGGGGGGAAGAAGGGTGCTGGAGGAGCACCGGTGGAAAAGAAACCTGCAGCTAAAGCCGCCCCTCCTCCTGAGGCTCCAAAAACTTCTGCTCCAACTAAGAAAGCTTCTGGTGCAGCAGCCAGCAAG CCATCAGCTGGTCCACCCAAAAAAGGCAAACCAGCTTCTGgaggaaaagcaaagaaagtgGCATCTGATGTCAAAGAGGTCACGGAGGCTGAGCTATCG GATGGGGTGTGTGAGGAGCTGGCTGCTGGGGTCCTTCCTGAAAACTGTCTGCAAGCTCTGGATTCAGCAAACTGGAAGGAGAGACTGGCCAGCATGGAGGAGTTTCAGAAG GCTGTGGAGACCATGGATACGGTGACAATGCCGTGCCAGGCTCTGGTCAGGATGTTGGCTAAAAAACCAGGCTGGAAAGAGACAAACTTTCAG GTGATGCAGATGAAGCTGCATATTGTGGCCCTCGTCGCTCAGAGGGGCCAGTTCTCCAAGACCTCTGCCAGCGTAGTTTTGGAAGGGTTGGTGGATAAGGTCGGAGATGTCAAGTGTGGCGGAAACGCAAAGGAGGGGCTGACGGCGATTGGAGAGGCCTGCTCACTTCCATGGACGGCTGAACAG CTTGTTTCTTTAGCATTTGCACAGAAGAACCCAAAAAACCAGGCAGAGGCGCTCAACTGGCTGGCCAATGCAATGAAGGAGTTTGGCTTCACTGG CATTAACGTAAAGGCTTTCATCAACAATGTGAAGACTGCTCTGGGAGCAACAAACCCTGGTGTGCGAACAGCTGCCATCACTCTGCTGGGAGTCATGTATCTTTACATGGGAGCACCGCTCCGAATGTTCTTTGAGGATGAGAAGCCGGCTCTTCTTGCTCAAATTGATGCTGAGTTTGAGAAG ATGCAGGGTCAGTCTCCTCCAGCTCCAATCAGATTCAACAGAAAGTCGGCGTCAGCCGAAGATGAGGTGGATGAAGGGGAGGAGCAAGATGAAGATGGAGGCGGGGGAGGGCAGGACATAATGGACTTACTACCTCGATCAGATATCAG CGACAAGATCACTTCTGATTTGGTTTCTAAAATCGGGGACAAGAACTGGAAGATCAGAAAGGAGGGTCTGGATGAGGCTGCAGCCATAATCTCTGAGGCCAAGTTCATCAAACCCACCATTGGAGAGCTGCCTTTTGCCCTGAAAGGCCGCCTCGCAGACTCCAATAAGATCCTG GTGCAGCAGACTCTGAGCATTTTGCAGCAGCTGGCTACAGCCATGGGTCCTGGAATCAAGCAGCACGTCAAATCTCTGGGGATCCCCATCATCACTGTCCTGGGAGACAGCAAG gCCAATGTGAGGTCGGCTGCCCTCACCACCCTGCAAGCCTGGGTGGATCAGACTGGGATGAAGGactggctggagggggaggaTCTGTCAGAGGAGCTGAAGAGGGAAAATCCTTTCTTGCGACAGGAG GTGCTCGGCTGGTTGGCTGAGAAGCTGCCCGCTCTGAGGACGGTCCCTGGCGACCTGATGCTGTGTGTTCCTCAGCTCTACACCTGCTTGGAGGACAGAAATGGAGACGTGAGAAAGAAGGCTCAGGATGCTTTGCCCACTTTCATGATGCATCTGGGCTACGACAAGATGAACAAGGCCACTGGAAAACTGAAA CCCGCCTCCAAGGATCAAGTGGTTGCCATGTTGGAAAAAGCTCGGGCAGTGATGCCAGCTAAACCTGCAGCACCAGCTAAAGCAGGGGGAGGGAAAGGATCTGCAGACCTTGGTGGGACAGCATCAG CATCTGCTGAAGAACATCCTGATGGAAAACCTGAAGTCAAAAAAAtcagaggaggagctgctgcCAAGAAG CCTCCCTCTGAGGAATCTCCCCCTCTCATCAAGGACAAGGAGGTTAATGGTAGTAAAAAGCCCCCAAGCAAAGGGAAAGCTGCTGCTAGCACTCAACAG GGTCCAGGCACCAAGAAACCTGCGGCTAAAGGCCTGAAGGAGGAAGACAAGTCTGGGCCAATCTTCATCTTTGTTCCCAATGCCAAGGAGCAGAGGATCAAAGAGGAGAAGCAGTTAAAG ATCCTGAAGTGGAACTTCATCACTCCTCGGGACGAGTATGTGGAGCAGCTGAAAACTCAGATGTCCACATGCTTGGCAAAGTGGCTTCAAGATGAGCTGTATCACTTGGACTTTCAGAGACACGTGAAGGCCATCGGGGTCATGATTGAG cggCTGGAAAGTGAGCGCGAAGCCACCATCGGCTGTCTGGACCTGATCCTGAAGTGGTTCACACTGCGCTTCTTTGACACAAACACTACAGTGCTGATGAAGGCGCTGGAGTACTTGAAGCTGCTCTTCATCATGTTAAACGATGAAAACTACCACCTGACGGAGTATGAGGCCAACTCCTTCATCCCGTATCTTATCCTGAAG GTTGGGGAATCGAAGGATGGGGTGCGCAAAGATGTTCGGGCCATCCTCACCATGCTCTGCAAAGTTTACCCAGCATCTAAAGTCTTCCCTTTCCTTATGGAGGGAACAAAGTCCAAGAACTCCAAGCAGAGAGCTG aatgcctagagGAATTGGGTTGCCTCATAGAGGGTTATGGGATGAATGTCTGCCAGCCGACTCCGGCCAAATCTTTGAAGGAGATTGCTGTGCACATCGGAGACCGCGACACATCTGTACGTAACGCTGCCCTCAACACTGTGGTGGCAGTGTACAACGTCTGTGGGGACCAGGTCTACAAGCTGATTGGGAAT CtgtcagaaaaagaaatgagcaTGCTGGAGGAGAGGATCAAGAGGTCGGCCAAGAAGGCTCCAGTCAAGCAGAGCGCCTCAGAGAAAACCCAGCGAGAACATCCAGCAAACCCCAACGCCACCTTCTCCCGCAAGCCAGCACAGGAAGACCCCAACAAGCTCAA TCAGTCTCGTCAGCAGCACAACGAGCCCTCTCATAACCCCATCCCCAAGGAGTTCAAATTGGACTTGGAAAAGATTGAGGAGGACATGATCAGAGATGAGTACAAGATGCCAGACCTGATCGAGCACAACCTGGatgagctgctggagcctatcataATCCCCAAGTTCAT GAGCCGCAACCTATCACTACACTTTGATGATGTTCACAACAGCACAGCCTCCACCATCAACTATGTCATATCCCAGGTGGCGAGTGGCGACATCAATACGAGCATACAGGCCTTGGCACAG ATTGATGAAGTTCTACGACAGGAGGACAAAGCGGACGCCATGTCTGGACACATCGATCAGCTGCTCATCGCCACCATCATGCAACTGAGGCTCATCAACAGCACACATCTGGCTGACGACCGTGTGGACAAGAAAGACGTGAttaaactgtacagctgcatCATGGGAAGCCTGCTGTCT CTTTTCTCAATGGAGTCTCTGGCTAGAGAAGCATCCATGGGCATTCTGAAGGACCTTATGCACGGTCTGATCATGCTTATGCTGGACAGCAGAGTGGAGGACATCGAAGAAGGAACACAGGTCATCAGGTCCGTCAACTTGTTGGTGATCCGAGTCCTGGAGAAGTCTGATCCAACCAATCTGATCAG TGCCCTGCTGGTGCTGCTTCAAGACTCCTTGGTGTCCTCAGCTGGTTCCCACACAATCTCCGACCTGGTCATGAAG TGTCTGTGGAGGGTGATCCGCTTCCTGCCAGAAACCATCCACAACATTAACCTGGATCGCATCTTATTAGACATTCATAACTTCATGAAGGTGTTCCCGAAAGAGAAACTCAAGCAGCTGAAGGGCGACCTTCCACATCGGACCCTCAAGACACTTTTACACTCTCTGTGCAAGCTCACAGGGGCCAAG ATCCTGGACCATCTGTCCATGATAGAAAACCGGAACGAGTCGGAGCTGGAGGCCCATCTGAGGAGAGTCGTCAAACACACCGGAAACCTGTCCGGGATGAAGAGCGACCGAGGCAACGAGAAGAGCGGGCTGCGCACG GAGGAGCGCATGTCAAAAGCCAAGGTCAGCGATATTCTGACGGAGATCTTCAAAAAAATCGGCTCCAAGGAGAACACCAAAGAG GGTTTGACAGAGTTATACGAGTATAAGCTGAAGTACTCCGATGCCGACTTGGAGCCCTTCTTGAAGAACACGACCCAGGTTTTCCAAAACTACGTGGAGCGAGGCCTGCGCATGATCGAGTCTGAGCGTGAGGGCAAAGTGTACATTCAGACAG TGATGCCACAGAACAGCTGTGATTCAGTCCTGAGCAGCAATGAGGAGATGAAGCCCGCTTCCTACTACTATGAGAGACTCCAGATACTCAAACGGAGGTGTGGCCTGGAAAACACCAGCATA cAGGCTGGTCTCAACAGCGGCGACGGCGAGTCCCAGCAGCAGCCGACCATCTCGTTGATGTCCAAGCCGGCTGTTGTTTCGTCCACAGACATGCTGCACAGCAAGCTGTCGCAGCTGAAGGAGTCCCGCGAGCAGTACCAGCAGGAGCGCAGTGCGCTCTCGCCCACACGCGCAAACACCCGCTCTGCCTCCCCCGCCGGCGATCTGGACGACCTGAAGAAACGCCTGGAGCGGATAAAGAGCAAACTGCAGTGA